CGGGAGGCGCAACGACGGGCTGGGGCAAAGGTTTCGTGCCGAGAGGCGCCGATTGCACGGCGAATCCACCCGTTCCGGAGCCGGCAGCATGTCATGCGGCTTGAAATGCGACCGCAACGCCGCATAATCGAACTCCCGTCATCCACCGACACAACAAGAATCGGATACGGGATCCAGGGAGGACGGCCAGTGTCATCGGGCCTGAAAATCGTGATCGCCGACGATCACCCGCTGTTTCGCGGCGCGCTGAAGCAGGCGCTCGCGAGCGTGGCAGAGGATCCGGTCATCCTGGAGGCCGGAACCTTCGCGGAGACGAAGGAGATCGTGGCCGGCAGCGACGACATCGATCTCGTGCTGCTCGACCTGACGATGCCGGGCGCGAGCGGACTGTCGGGCCTGGTGGCGATCCGGGCGATAAACGTCGGCGCGCCCGTCATGATCGTCTCGGCGCATGACGAGATCGAGACCATCCGGCGGGCGCTCGACCTCGGCGCCTCCGGCTACATCTCGAAGTCGGCGAGCATGGAAGAGATCCGCATGGCGGTCCGGACCGTCCTCGACGGCGGCATCCACGCTCCGCCCGACGGGGATCTCGGCACCGAGACCGACCCCGAGATCGCCGACCTGATCCACCGGCTGCACAGCCTGACGCCGCAGCAGGCCCGCGTCCTGTCGATGATCGCCGAGGGACTGCTCAACAAGCAGATCGCCTACGAGCTCGGCGTCTCGGAGGCCACCGTCAAGGCGCATGTGTCGGCGGTGCTGCAGAAGCTCGACGTCGACAGCCGCACCCAGGCGGTGATCCAGCTCTCGCGCATCGCCACGGACACGATCGCCGCACCGGCGACCTGAGGAAAGTCGGACAACCGAATAGGCGTGCTGCTATTCCGTCGCCGGCGACATCTTGCGGCAGCGCCGCAGGACGGTGCGCAGTCCTGCCGGCTTCACCGGCTTGTTGAGGATGACGACGTCGAGCGCTGCCGCCTTCTCGCGCACTTCGCTCGACCGGTCGGCCGTGATCAGCACGCCGGGCACGTCGCGGCCATAGGCCTCCCGCAGGCGCCGGATGACGCGGATTCCGTCGTCGCGATCGAGGTGGTAGTCGGCCAGGATGACGTCCGGTGGATCGCCGAGCGCTCCCTCCGATACGTCGGGCATGGCGCCGTGAGTCGTCACGCGGCAGCCCCATCCTTCCAGGAGCAGCCGCATGCCCTCGAGGATGCGCGGCTCGTTGTCGATGCACAGCACGTCGAGGCCGGCCAGCGACTGTCCGCCGTCTGCCGTGCGCATCGGCGTGACCACGGTTTCCTTCGCCATCGGCTCCGAGACCGGCAGGATCACCGAGAAACGGGTGCCGCGGTGCTGGTGCGACAGGATCCGGATTTCCAGGCGCAGAACCCGCGCGATGCGGTCGACGATGGACAGGCCGAGCCCGAGACCCTGGGCCTCCCGCATGCCCTCGTCGAGGCGCGTGAACTCGCGGAAGACGAGGTTGAGCTTATCCGGCGGGATGCCGATGCCGCTGTCGAGAACCTGGATCTCCACGAGCTCGCCGCGCCGCCGCGCTCCCACCAGCACCGTGCCTTTGCGGGTGTATTTCACCGCATTGGAGACGAGGTTCTGGATGAGGCGGCGCAGCAGATTGCGATCCGTCGTCACGGTCAGCGACGAGGGAACGATGCGCAGCCGCAGCCCCTTCTCGCGCGCCATGGGCTGGAAGTCCGTGCCGATCTGGCGCAGCAGCCCGTCGAGCCGGAACGCCGTCTCCTTCGGACGCATCGCGCCTGCGTCGAGCCGCGAGATGTCGAGCACCGCGCCGAGAATCATCTCGACCGATTCCAGCGCCGATTCGATGTTGGTGGCCGCCGCAGCTGTCGGTCCCTTCCCCGCCTGTTCGAGCAGCGAGGCGCAGTAGAGCCGGGCGGCGTTCAGCGGCTGCAGGATGTCGTGGCCGGCGGCGGCCAGGAAGCGGGTCTTGCCCAGATTGGCCTCCTCGGCCAGCATCTGTGCCTGGGCCAGTTCCTCGTTCACGCGAAGCAGTTCGGCGGTGCGACGCGCGACGCGCTGTTCGAGCGATTCGTTGGCGCTCTTGAGCTCGATGTCGGCGCGCACGCGGGCGGTGATGTCTGCATAGGTCGCGACGATGCCGCCGTCGGGCATCGGATTGGAACGGACCTCGAGGATGCGGCCGCTGGCCTTCAGCTCGATCTGCCAGGGACTGCCGAAGGTGTTGAGGCGTTCGAGGGCGAGGCCTTCGGAGCCGTGCTCTATGTCGCCGCGCCGGGCGAGATGGTCGAGCACCTGCCCGAGCGAGACGCCGACCTGGCCGAGCTCGTCCGGCAGGTCGAGCAGCAGCCGGTACTGCCGGTTCCAGCAGATCAGCCGGAAGTCGCGGTCGAAGACCGTCACCCCCTGCCCCATCTGGTCGAGTGCCGTCTGCAGCAGGTCGCGGTTGTGCTGCAGCGCCTCGGAAGCGTCGTCGAGCAGCTTGTAGGCGTCCTTGACGGTCTTGTCGCGGCGCTGGAGCAGGAGAGACAGGACGAGACGCGCCGAGGACGAGCCGACCGCGCTGGTGAGAAGCTGCTCGGAGAAGCGGATGATGGCCATGTCGGCCGGCTCGCCGCCGTCGATGGCGCGGCCGCGCTGCAGCGCGTAGCTCTCGAAGGAGCGTTCGGTGCGCTCGGCACCGAGATAGCGCGAGATGGTGTCCTTGAGATCGTCGACGGTCGCGGTGGTGCGGAACCGGCGCAGGCTCGGCATCGGGCTCACCTCGCGCGGGACGAAGATCGACGCCTGGATCCGCTCGAGCGGCCGCGCCGCGCGCGACAGCGAACCCAGCACCAGTCCGAGCGTGTTGACGAGCAGGCTCCAGAAGACGCCGTGGTTGAGCGGCTCGGCGACGACCCCGAAAAGCGCCTGGGGGCGCAGCGCCTCCAGACCGAAGGGGCCGTGGACGACGAGCGGCAGATCGGATGGCACGAGCGCCGGCAGGAGCAGCGTGTAGGCCCAGACGAGGATGCCGCCGGACATGCCGATGATCGCGCCGCGACCGTTGGCCCTCCTCCAGACGAGCCCGCCGAAGAAGGCGGGGGCGAACTGGGCGATGGCGGCGAACGACATGAGGCCGATCGACGCCAGCCGCGTATTGTTGGTCGTCTCGCGGTAGTACAGGAAGGCCGCGAAGAGGACGAGGAAGATCGCCGCGCGGCGGACGTTGAGAATGATCTGCGACCAGTCCTCGTAGCCCGTCCGTCCCGAGCGGATGAGACGCCGGAACAGCAGCGGAATGACGAGATCGTTGGAGATCATGATCGACAGCGCGACGCTGGCGACGATCACCATGGCCGTCGCCGCCGACAGCCCCCCGATGAAGGCCGCGAGCGCCAGCAGATCGTTGCCCGTCAGGAGCGGCAGGGACAGGACGTAGAGGTCGGCGTTCGTCTGACTTCCGACGGTGACGATACCTGCGAAGGCGATCGGGATCACGAAGAGATTGATCAGGACGAGATAGATCGGGAACAGCCAGGTGGCCGTCCGCAGTTCGCTCGGCCCGCGGTTCTCCACGATCATCACGTAGAACTGCCGCGGCAGCATGATGATGGCGAAGGTGCTGAGCAGCGTCAGCACGAACCAGGTGGCGAAGGAGGTCGGATAGACCGATGCGGCCGCGACCTCGGGATGGTCGCGCACGGCGGCGATGAGATCGGCCGGGCCGTCGAACAAGAGGAAAACGACGAAGATGCCGACGGCGAGGAACGCGGCGAGCTTGACCACCGATTCGACCGCGACCGCGAGCACCAGCCCGTCCTGGTGCTCCGTCGCATCGGCATGGCGCGTGCCGAAGAGCACGGCGAAGAGCGCGAGCAGGATCGCCACGAGCAGCGAGATGTCGCCGATGAAGAGATCGATCTCCGGCGGGCGCCCAGTGTAATGCTGCACCATCAGGCTGACGGAATCGGAAATCGCCTTCAGCTGCAGCGCGATGTAGGGGATCGCACCGACGGTGGCGATGATGGTCGCGATCGAGGCGACCACGAAGCTCTTGCCGTAGCGGGCGGCCAGAAAGTCCGCGATCGAGGTGATCTTCTCCGCCTTCGACAGGCGCACGATGCGGTGGAGCAGCTGGTAGCCGAACAGGAACACCAGGACCGGGCCGATATAGATCGCCAGGAACTCCAGCCCCCGCTCGGAGGCGAGGCCGACCGATCCGAAGAAGGTCCACGAGGTGCAATAGATCGCAAGGCTGAGCGCGTAGATGTAGGGACGCACGCGGTCGGGATGCCGCGACGCCCTGCGATCGCCAAGGCTCGCGATGGCGAAGAGCAGCGTGACGTAGGCGATGGCGATGATGACGACGACCCAGCCGCGCATTCACCCGTTCCTCCCGGCGCGGATGTTGCGACGACTTCACCCGAAAAAGCAAATTCCCGTGCAGGAACCAAGCCCCGGCTGCATGCCGAGATGCTTGGACCCTTGCCGGTAACGAGGATCGGCTCTTCGACCCTCCGCCCGCCCTCGGCTGCCCCGGAACGCCGACGCTCTGCCATTCGGGTCGACACTGCCTGCCGCAGTCGACGACGACGGGGGCGGCGGGCACCCGGGCAGAGCGTGTCGTCCAAGTACTGTCCAGGTCCGACCGAAGGACGTTTCTTCTTGCGCCGGCCGGCGCTATATCTTCTGCCGCAACAAGCGCCGCGTCCCGGGGCCCGCAGCCGGGAAGAGTGAGGGGACATGCTCAAGGAATTCCAGGAATTCATCTCGAAAGGCAACGTGATCGATCTCGCCGTCGGCGTCATCATCGGCGGGGCCTTCGGACTGATCGTCAAGTCGCTGACCGACGACATCATCATGCCGATCGTCGGCGCCATTTTCGGCGGCGTCGACTTCTCGAACTATTTCCTGCCGCTCGCCTCGGGCGTGACGGCCACGACGCTGGCGGCGGCACGCGAGCAGGGCGCAGTCTTCGCCTATGGCAACTTCGTCACCGTGGTGATCAACTTTCTCATCCTGGCGTGGATCATCTTCATCATGATCAAGGGCGTGAACCGGATGCGCCGCACCATCGAGAGGCCGAAGGCCACGCCGAACCAGCCGGCACCGCCGCCGGCCGACATCCTGCTCCTGACGGAGATTCGCGACCTCCTGGCCAAGCGCGACGAGCCGGGCCGCAGCGTCTGACCCGCGCGGCGCGGCGGATCGGTTTGCGCCGCGCTGGCCTATTGCAGTACCGCCCATGGCGGGCGTATCCGGCGGCTTTCGCACACGGACAGCGTTCGCCATGAGCCTCCTTCAAGACCTCCGGGCCGAAACCCGGCTCGCACCCGACAGCGGCATCTCGGCGATCATCGACTATGGTCGCGGACGTCCGGGCCTGATTCCGATGTGGGCGGGCGAAGGCGACCTGCCGACGCCCGACTTCATCACCCGCGCCGCCATCGCCGGCCTGGAAGCCGGAGAGACCTTCTACACCTGGCAGCGCGGCATGCCCGAACTGCGCCAGTCCCTTGCCGACTATCATCGCCGCCATTTCGGCCGACCGGCCGCCGCCGAGGAATTCCTGGTGACGGGTTCGGGCATGCACGCCATCCAGATGGCCCTGCAGGCGACCGCCGGCGCCGGCGACGAGGCGGTCTATCTCTCGCCGGCCTGGCCGAACTTCGCCGCGGCGGCCGGCGTGATGGGCACGAAGCCGGTCGCGGTGGAACTGATTTTTTCCGACAGGGGCTGGACGCTGGACGTCGAACGGCTCGCCGCCGCGCTCACCCCGAGGACTCGCGTGCTCTTCGTCAACTCGCCGTCGAATCCCACCGGCTGGACCGCCGACCGGGAGACGCTGGCGGACATCCTGGCACTCGCCCGCAGGCACGGTCTCTGGATCATCGCCGACGAGATCTACGCCCTGTTCCATCATGACGGCGGCCGCGCGGCGTCCTTCGTCGACGTGATGGAGCCGGAAGACCGCGTCATCTTCGTCAACAGCTTCTCAAAGAACTGGGCGATGACCGGCTGGCGCGTCGGCTGGATGCGGGTCCATCCGAGCCTGCAGCAGACCTTCGAGAACCTGATCCAGTACTCCAATTCCGGCGTTCCGCAGTTCCTGCAGCGCGGTGCGGTGGCCGCGCTCGACCAGGGCGACGATTTCGTCGCCGGACAGGTCGAGCGCGCGGCGACCGCGCGCGACATGGTCTGCCGCATCCTCGGCGCCACCAACCGGGTGCGCCTGTCGCCCCCGGCGGGCGCGTTCTACCTGTTCTTCGCCGTCGACGGCCTGCCCGACGCACGCGCCGCGGCAGCCGAGATCGTCGACAGGGCCAATGTCGGCCTCGCCCCCGGAACCGCCTTCGGTGCGGGCGGCGACGGCTACCTGCGGCTCTGCTTCCACCGGCGGCTGGACGAGGTTGAGGAGGCCGCCGGACGCATCGCCCGGTGGATCGGCAGCCGCTGAAGAGCAATCGCTAAAATTGCAGGGACCGACTTAACGGCACCTCAGACGATTTCTGCGCATAGTCCGCTCGTTGGCGCACCGGGACGTGTGCCGGGACAACAGGCGGAATTCTCCAATGGCTGTGCTCGTCACGGGTGGCGCCGGCTACATCGGCAGCCACATGGTGTGGGATTTGCTCGACGCCGGCGAGGAGGTCGTCGTCATCGACGACCTGTCGACCGGTTTCGAATGGGCGCTCGCACCTGAAGCCGTGTTCCACAGGGGCGACGTCGCCGACGGCCGGCTCGTCCGTCGGGTCATCGAGGAGCATGCGGTGGACGCGATCATCCATTTCGCCGGCTCCGTCGTGGTACCGGAATCCATCTCGCAGCCGCTCTTCTACTACGAGAACAACACCTGCAAGTCGCGGGCGCTGATCGAGCACGCCGTGACCGGCGGCGTCCGCCACTTCATCTTCTCCTCGACCGCCGCGATCTATGCCCCCGGCGACACGCTGCCGCTCGACGAGGAGGCGCTGGTCGCGCCGCAGACGCCCTACGGCATGTCCAAGCTCATGGTCGAACTGATGCTGCGCGACGTCGCCGTCGCCCATGCGCTCGACTACGCCATCCTGCGCTACTTCAACGTCGCCGGCGCCGATCCGAAAGGCCGCACCGGTCAGTCGACGAAGGGCGCCACGCACCTGATCAAGGTCGTCTGCGAGGCAGCCCATGGCCGCCGAGAGCGCGTCGACGTCTACGGCACGGACTGGGAGACGCGGGACGGCACGGGCGTGCGCGACTACATCCATGTCTCCGACCTGGCGCTCGCGCACCGTCTGGCGCTGCAGCGGCTGCGCAGCGGCGGCGGCAACCTGATTGCCAATTGCGGCTACGGCCGCGGCTATTCCGTGCGCGAGGTGATCGAGAGCGCCAGGCGCGTCTCGGGGCGCGACTTCTCCGTCGCCTTCGCCCCGCGCCGGCCGGGCGACCTCGCCTCCGTCATCGCCAATGCCGCCCGGGCCCGCAAGGAACTGGCCTGGACGCCGCGTTTCGACGCCATCGACGACATCATGGAGACGTCGCTCGCCTGGGAAGAGAGCCTGTCGCGGAAAAATTCCGCGACCTGACTCCCCGCAGCCGCACGTCCGCCGACCGGTTCCTGACGGTCGGGAACGGCTGGGCGTCCGCAGTTTCCGTTCGAACCTGCGGCCGCCGGACCATGCGGCACAGGGTTCGGGCGGCTACTGGATCCAGGGTAGAGCCGGGAACCATGCTCCCGTTTCCAGCTTCACCGGACGTCTGCCACGCCCGTGCCTCTCTTTCACCCGGGCTTGCTGGCGCCGGAGCAGCCGGCCATCATGGCCGCGATGCCCGAACAGTGACCGGGAGTGCCGACCATGCACGACAGCCTCTTCACCACCCTGCTCCACTGGACGACCCGCTCGATCGAGGCCGCAGGGATCGCGGCTATCGTGCTCGGCATCGTGATGGCCACCGGGCGGTTCGCGCTTCGCCATGTCGTCGAAAGCGGTCAGGACATGACGTTCCAGCGCTACCGCGGCGACGTCGGGCGGGCGATCCTGCTCGGGCTGGAATTCCTGGTCGCCGCCGACATCATCAACACGGTCGCCGTCGATCCGACGCTGGAAAGCGTGGCGGTCCTGGCCGGCATCGTGTTCATCCGGACCTTCCTCAGCATCGCTCTGGAGGTGGAGATCGAAGGTCGCTTTCCCTGGCAGCCGCGTCGCGACGATCAGCCGCCGAGATAGGGCTGCCGCTTCGGTAGCGGCGTCAGACGGATGATGCAGGCGCCATCTCCGGCGCTGCGGAACTCGATCAGGTTGATGCCCGCCTCGGCCCAGAGCAGCCTCGGCGACGGCGACCGCCGCTGCGATACGGGAGCCCCGAGACGCCGCGCCAGTTCACCGGATGCGGCAGGGCAGCCGACCGCCGGGTCGACCGGCCGCAGTTCCACCATGCCCAGTTCGCCGCCTCTGCCGAAGCCCAGACGCGCCAGCACGGCGATCCCCATCATCTCGGTCTCGACCGAGAAGAGCATGCGCAGCCGCGACCGGCCGACCGGCTCGTCGAGGCGCACGAGATTGGCCGGCGCAGCCAGGCGTACCGCATGGGTCGTCATGCCCCAGCGCGTCCACTCCCACTCGGCCCGGGCGGGCGTGGTGCAGAGGCTGGCGAGCACGATGATGGAGAGGAGACGCAGCATGGCCGCTGCCATGGACCTTTCTGCCGCCGGGCGCACCTGCCGATGCGGCTGGCGGTGAACGCCCCCTTGCCGGGATCGATCGGATTCGAACGTCCCCGGTGGCGCAGAGCCCGAAAGCCGGTCGCGCCGGCGCGGTCGGCGAACCCGGCCGCCCCGCAGACGGCGGCTTGACACCCCCGCGCCGCAGTGTTGTCAGACGGCGGACGGCGCCATGGCGCCGCACGATCTGGAGCCCGAGGCCCGATGCCGCGTATCGCCGCGATCACGATGGCTTTCAACGAGCCGGAGTTCCTGCCGCTGTGGCTCGAACATTACGGGCGCATGGTCGGCGAGAACAACCTTTTCGTCGTTTCGTTCGCCGACCACCGTCAGCGCGCCGACAGGTCCCGCCCCTATCAGCTGATCGATCTGCCGGACGGCGAGTTCGACGAGGTCAGTCGCGCCGCGATGATGAGTTCGCTCCAGTCGATGCTGCTGCATCGGTACGACTGGGTCGTCATGAGCGATGCGGACGAACTGATCGTGCCCGACCCGGCGCGGCACGCAGGGCTGCCGGATTTCCTCGAGAAGAACGGGGAGCACCCCTATTTCGACGTGGTCGGGTTCAACGTCGTCCACGATCGCGGACGAGAGCCCGCCCTCGACACCCGCAGGCCCCTGCTGCGGCAGCGTGCCTGGGTCCAGTTCGACGCAGGCTATTGCAAGCCTCTCGTCAGCCGTGTGCCGTTGAACTGGAGCCCCGGCTTCCATCGCTGCGACCGGCCGCGCCGGCAGAGCGATGACCTCTACATGTTCCACCTGCGGGCGGCCGACGAGACGATCGCGCGTGCCCGCAACAGGCGTCTCAACGCGATCCGGATGTCGCAGAGCGATCTTGAGGCAGGCCACAGCATGCACTTCGGTCTCGATGCCGAACGATATCTCGCGCACGTGTTTCCCGAACCGGAGGAAACCGGCCGCGCAGCAGAGTTCGATCCCGCGGGAGATCTCGACCATCTGCGACGCTTCCCCGATGATGTCCATCACCAGGGCCGCCTCTGCCGCCTTCCGCCGCGGTTCGCCGACACCATCGCTCCCGCGCCGTCGCGGTTCGAAGCACAGCGCCGCCGCCTCCGCCGGTTGCTTGCCTCCCGCACCTGACCGAACCCGACCTGCTGACGCCCGGTTGCGGAGAACCTGCGGGAAGAGCCGTTGGTGTTATCCGAAGACGACCTTCCTACTCGGCGTCCTGTATCAGTCATGCAGGGTCGTAGTGCCCTTCAGCAAGAATCCGCTCCGGCGAATTGGCAACGGACCCCGCCACATCGGTTCGCCGCGCGATAACGGCACTCAACATCGGCGCCGGATGGCAGGACATCATGATGCCACTTGCTCCACCGAGACGCCGGGGAAGCACCGACGCCCTCCCAAACTCATAGGTTCCGATTATCTCGAAGCCAGTTCCTGCGTTTAGCAACCCCTGCCAGCTGTGGCGGCTGAAGCGGCAGAAATCCCATGGCTCGGCGTGCAGGGGCCAGGTCGTGGGTGCACGGCAGATGAACAGGCCGCCGGGCCGGAGCACACGGCCGGATTCTGCAATGAAGGCGACGGGGCTTACGAGGTGTTCGAGAACTTCCGACGAATAGACAACATCGACCGATCCCTCGTCGAGGTAACGGGAGAGTTGGTGGGCATCTCCCACCATGTCGACGTTTGGAGATGGGACGATATCGAGGCCCAGATAGCGCAACCCTGAGGCGTTGGCCCAATTGCGCATGGCGCAACTCGCGTCGCCCCGTGCACCCACTTCCAGGAAAAGCGGGTTATCCCCCGCAGAAGCGAGCAATGAAGCGACAGAACGGCTAAGGACGGTGTTCCAATCGTCCGGACCACCCTTCGCCAGCTCTGCAGCCACATCGATTTCGTATGAGGAGCCGTCTTGAAACTCGGCCCTCAGGAACACCTCCCCCAGCCGCCCGATCTCCATCAACGGGCGTGCTTGGAAATCGGGGAGATCATTCAGCAGCAGCGTCACGGCGTGGCCGTGATGCACGAAGTCCGGGCCGAAGCAATCAACGAGAGCGGGAGCCATTATGGGCGCAGACGGCTGCTGCGGTGCCGGCCAACAATATGCGTCGTCTCCTCCGGTTGGCGAAGTTCTTCCCCCTGCCAGCCAGTTCCACCATTGAGACGTTGCTATCCGCATGGAGCCATGGCGTACACCGATGGCTCGCAATTCTGATCCACGCTTGTGTATCTCGAACTCTATCTTGATGTAATTCTCAATTATCAATACTTCCTGAATTGCACATACATATTCTCCTTCTATATTTGCCTCTACATGCTCCATGGATCGAAGATGTAACGGCGCCTTCCAAGATTCGAACAGCGCCGGCGCTACCTCAAGAAGACAATTTTCAGAAACATTTTCTGCATCATTGAAGGCGAAAAGGTAGAGATATTCAAGACGTGTCCGGAAGGGCACGAAGCAGAAGCTTATTTCAAGGCGTCCAACCGCGAGGACCTTGACCGACAGGTCACGGATCTCCTCCGAGATACTGTGGATTGAGCCATCCGACCCAATCTTCGCCACGGCCTTCTGCATCTTGGTGACCCTGCCGTGGACTTCGACGCGGAAACCTGCGGCGGTCCCCACCTGCACCTCAAGCGTGACATTGTGCCTTGCTCCCGCGATGAAGATGAACGGGAAACCCAGCGCCGCTTGGCCCCCGTGGCTGTCGACCCGGTATGTAGGGCCGTTCGCGAGAAGCATGGTGATCGCCGAATCCACCGCGACAGGGGGCACCGTGGACGAACGGCTTGGATTTCCGGCCGATATGTCCGCGACGTGGAGATTCTTTTCCGAGAAATACTTCATGCGGCCTAGAGATCCCCGAATTTCAGATGTTCTGCCACCGAAGAGAAATCGCCGCCGCCGCTTGTGACGAGTTGCTCGATCCTGTCGAGATGGGGAACGCCGAGCGGATTCACGCGCAGGAGGTCCTTCTTGACAAGGGGGACGTGAAAGCGTTCGATCAGCCGATCGGCGAAGCAATGCGTCGGGTTCATGGGGCGGCCACGGATGAGGCAACTCTCCAGCCACTCGGCGAATTCGCGCTCTCCAGGGCGCAAGGCGGGGCGCTTCTCGCGACAGGTGTTCCAGTCCGCGACGAGATCCTTGTAGGCCACGAAGCTCTCGGTCGAAAATCCTTCCCGGAGGAGATGCTGCGTCAACCCGATCTCGCCTGCGCGAATAACCCGCCTCCGATTGCCGGTGCGCGGCAGGCGGTCAACGAATGTCCAGAACCGCTTGCTGGCGTACAGCTCGGCCGAAATGCGCAGGAAGTAGCTCTGGAGATGATAGGCGATGTCATAGGATTCCGTAACGCCCCAGAGTGCCGCTTTCGAGGCACGCGAAGCGGCCAGCATGTCGCCGAGCCCGGCAAAATAACCGTAACAGGAATCATTCGTCAGGATTACGTCGGCAGGCTGAAGGCCCTGCATATGAAGCCACCTCAGGCCGAAACCGTAGGCGCCGAAATCATGACCGATGTTGCGTCGGTGGAACAGTTGCATGCAGTGCGGCGCTAAAGCTTCCAGATCTGGCCTGGAGCGGGCATGTGAGACGAAAATGATCCGGTAGCCATGGACTGCAAGGGCAGCGACCTGATCCCTTACGTAGCGGTGTAGCGTACGCCCCCTGTCGTAGTGGACGTAGATGCAGAAGGACTGCGAGTGACGGTTGGGATCCTCCCCGATGGCGCGTGAACGCATCTCGCCCCGAACGGCAGAAATCGATCGAAGGTAGAGATCACCGACCAAGGTGCCGGCGGTCCTCAGAATTGTCGTCATGCCCGGTCCGTCAGTGCCGCGGCCAGCATCTGGAGTGAGAGAAGGTTACGGCGAAGATCTTCCGGAAACGGAGTCTCCGTATACGGCAGGGAAGTCTGCAGTCCCTCGCACAATGCGATCTGATATTGACGGCGAGCGAAGGGCAGAAAATGTGCCGCCTCCTGGCCGAACTGTTTTTCGACGTGCGCCCGCCGCTCGAGCACGCGCAGAGCGGCATCAAGCATGCGCACCTTCGTACGGTAGTCTCCCCTCGTGAATCCCACCTGTAGTGCCCCGAACAGAAGTGCGTTGCCGAGCCACGCTGGAAAGCGGTCAAGCATGGCCAAA
The nucleotide sequence above comes from Aquibium microcysteis. Encoded proteins:
- a CDS encoding rhamnan synthesis F family protein: MTTILRTAGTLVGDLYLRSISAVRGEMRSRAIGEDPNRHSQSFCIYVHYDRGRTLHRYVRDQVAALAVHGYRIIFVSHARSRPDLEALAPHCMQLFHRRNIGHDFGAYGFGLRWLHMQGLQPADVILTNDSCYGYFAGLGDMLAASRASKAALWGVTESYDIAYHLQSYFLRISAELYASKRFWTFVDRLPRTGNRRRVIRAGEIGLTQHLLREGFSTESFVAYKDLVADWNTCREKRPALRPGEREFAEWLESCLIRGRPMNPTHCFADRLIERFHVPLVKKDLLRVNPLGVPHLDRIEQLVTSGGGDFSSVAEHLKFGDL
- a CDS encoding methyltransferase domain-containing protein — protein: MKYFSEKNLHVADISAGNPSRSSTVPPVAVDSAITMLLANGPTYRVDSHGGQAALGFPFIFIAGARHNVTLEVQVGTAAGFRVEVHGRVTKMQKAVAKIGSDGSIHSISEEIRDLSVKVLAVGRLEISFCFVPFRTRLEYLYLFAFNDAENVSENCLLEVAPALFESWKAPLHLRSMEHVEANIEGEYVCAIQEVLIIENYIKIEFEIHKRGSELRAIGVRHGSMRIATSQWWNWLAGGRTSPTGGDDAYCWPAPQQPSAPIMAPALVDCFGPDFVHHGHAVTLLLNDLPDFQARPLMEIGRLGEVFLRAEFQDGSSYEIDVAAELAKGGPDDWNTVLSRSVASLLASAGDNPLFLEVGARGDASCAMRNWANASGLRYLGLDIVPSPNVDMVGDAHQLSRYLDEGSVDVVYSSEVLEHLVSPVAFIAESGRVLRPGGLFICRAPTTWPLHAEPWDFCRFSRHSWQGLLNAGTGFEIIGTYEFGRASVLPRRLGGASGIMMSCHPAPMLSAVIARRTDVAGSVANSPERILAEGHYDPA